The DNA window TTGCGAGGAAATGATTAGTTGATAAAATACTATGATTTTTGTCCAAGCTTATTTTAGACTTGGAATCCTAATCAAAAGTGAAATGGGAAAATGAGTGAAAATCTTGAAATTTGGATGAATTCTTATTAATGCTTTGAGATGGCCGCTTTGAGTATGTAAGTCCCACGGTTTGGACCTTGGTGATGGGCTCCAGTGTCAGGCCGATTCGTTCCTAGttccaatttcttcatttcCCTGTTCTATGTCCGAAAATATTTCTTCTGCTCTTGTCAGTACGGGACTGAATTGTAATTGCAATATTGATAATTTACTCCATTATTAACAATTAGAAATTAAATTAGGGTCTCGCTTTCACAGGTACGAAAGACGTGTACCACAGGAATTACCTAAGTTAAGTTAGGTATTGATTCATTTTCACTAAGGTAAGCAGTTTTAGCACTctctaataaataaaatagttttaaaTGCCTATGTTAATATGAAATTCAGCATGAGTAGAGATACTTATAATTCTTTTGACATGTGAACTAATATGATAAGAATGTATATGAATATTTATGGAACTTAGATGCTACATTTGTTTCGCACTTTGAACTCATGATTTCTTGTTTACTATCATTAGAACTAATTACCTAGTGGGAAATGCTGGCCTTGCTGCAGGGTAACAAAATGTCACGATCAAAAGGTACTTCGTGAGGGCAACAAGTGCTTAATGTCCTTTGTTCCTGAGCTGAGACATTTGTTTTAAGAGTACTCCTACGCCCTTCATTTTCAAGCCTAATATGTCACCTCTTTCTCTAAGGTCAAAACTTTTTAAAATGTTGTATTCGTGCAACACATATCAAGAAAGTTTATCGGAACAACTGAAGTTTAGATCCTTTTAGAACGGTTTATCATTACAACACAAGTAGCTTCCTATCCCCAGCAATCGAGTTTCCTCTCCAAAGCTTAGGCACAATGACTGACTTTTTGTAATCAAATCATATGAACACTGAAACAATGATAGTAGCAATCAATAACAGTTAACATATCCATAATTCAAGAGAAGGTGCCAATGGTTGTTACTTAGGCCCTGTTTGATAATCTCATTCAGCACTGAAACTTAATGGATTTTCAGACACGTTTATTGAAAAACTGAAGTTTAGATCTTTTCAGAACGGTTTATCATTATGACACAAAGTAGCTCCCTATGGCCAGCAATTCCATTTTCCTCTCCACTCTCTTGAAAGCAATGACTGACTTTTGTAATCAAATCATATGAACTCAGAGACAATGACAGTAGCAATCAATAATAGTTAACCTATCCATAATTCAAGAGAAGGTGCCAATGGTTGTGCTTAATGTCGTGATGCTTCTTACGTACTTGAATTCTTCAACACGAAAAAACCTCAACTTAAATAACTGAACCATAAAGAAGGAGGTACAAGAAGAAATACTAGTTCTCTTCTTCATGATTATTTGAAAAGTATATCAGCTAAACCGTGAAGCATTCGCCTCCACTTACTCAAGCAGGCAGTATCCAGGAAATGTCTTATTCTGCACGTTGATGTAAAGGAACGACatgtttcaaaggaaaaatccaagGATAAGGAAAAATGGCTACGAGGCTATAAACTAACAATTTGACTAGTAACAGCAACACTATTGGAAAGGATCGATCTTACGAATTTGGAGGAAATATTTAGATATACTGCTCACTGTTTTAGATAACATAatagtttaagaaaaaaatatgtgTTGGAGCTCAATTGTAGAAATTATTATGTTAAACTCAAATATTGATGCCGGTATTACTACTATATATGAAGCATATATCAAGGTGCTACCCTTCAGTTTATTGATACCAAACTGATATTTCAGTTTGCCATGTTATCTGGTACTAGGTGGCATATTTGAGAGTTTGAAAGACAAATCCACTAGACAAAGATTTCATTGAAAGCGCGAGTTCTACTCAGTCATCTATCTGCTCTATTTCTAAAGCAACAGAGCTACATAGGGGCGCCGTTGACTCGTCAGAAGAACTACTATTGCTGCTTCTTTGCATGGATATGGGTGAATCCGGAGGGTAAAACAACGGTTTAGGAGGCAACTTTTGACCACTAGCATCACCTTCAAGCATTTCTAAGACTTCTCTCATTGAAGGACGATCCTCAGGTGTCATCTGTATGCACCACAAGGCAATCAAAATCAATTTTCGTGTAATTGTCTTTTCTTCTTCAGTTGCATGATCTCCGATTTCCATTTCCTCCACCTGATCGAATTTGTCATATATCCATGAAGGGAAGTATATTTGACTTGAATGCTCGGCATGCGCATCCACATTTCTCCTCCTTCCCGCCATCTCCATTAGTAACATTCCATAGCTGTAAACGTCTGCCTTGTTTGAGATTCTTCCAATCTTTTTGTAGAACAGTTCCGGGGCCATGTAACCTAATGTTCCTCTTACGGCAGTAAGAGTTGCAATACTCTTTTGCATCGGGTAAAGTTTTGCAAGTCCGAAGTCCGAAACTTTTGGAACAAAGTTCTCATCGAGTAAGATGTTATGCGGTTTAATATCGAAATGCAGAATTTGCATATCACACCCCTGATGCAAGTATTCAATGCCACGAGCAACCCCCTTTGCAATCTCACAAACTTGTTTCCAACTCAATGGAGAACCATTCTGacaatttgagaaaattaactTGTCCAGAGAGCCGTTTGGCATGTAATCATACACTAGAGCATGTTTTGAGCAGACGGGATACTCTGTCCAATTTTCTGTGTCCAATTTCCTGTCCAACACAAAACTACGTAGTTCCACTTATTCTTGTGGCTGACGTGGCACATAAAAATAAATGCCTGTTTGGCTCCATTATACTTTTGGatctctcttcttttttggaTTATTCTTTCCGTTAGGCCCAGCTGCAAATTTTGCTTTGTACTTCCAAGGATTTGATTGTCTCTCTGTATGTCTCAAATTTTGCTATGTCTTTCCGTTAGGCTAGTGGTTTGCTTTGGAGGAATTCACGGTGAATGGTTACAATTTGACAGGGCTGTTGCTTGGTGCTTGAGCCAAACAGACATTTATTTTTATGTGCCACGTCAGCCACAAGAATAAGTGGAACTACGTAGTTTTGTGTTGGACAGGAAATTGGACACAGAAAATTGGACAGAGGATCCCGTCTGTGTTTTGAGGCAGTAACACAATATCCCACTAATCGAACAACATTAACATGGTGTATCCTTCCAATAGTTGCAACTTCATTGATGAACTCTTGTCCATTAGCTTTTGATTTGTTCAGCATCTTGACAGCAACTGCACCTCCACTGCGCAATTTGCCTTTGTAAACCAAGCCATAGCCTCCTTCACCTAGTTTCTCCTCAAAATTTTTTGTCATtgtctttatttctttgtatgaGTACCTAATGGGCATGAGGCTGTTGTTTGCTTGTAGGAAATCTTCTATTGTATCATACCTCGATAAATGCCTCCGACGACACCGATAAAGGAGGAAAGCAAACA is part of the Coffea eugenioides isolate CCC68of chromosome 6, Ceug_1.0, whole genome shotgun sequence genome and encodes:
- the LOC113774477 gene encoding rust resistance kinase Lr10-like; protein product: MLRSDVHDAVCKPSAFNVDDASHSKDTSCDHSPSTCGVTGINLKCPFQFSGDDPDLCPDVIEFSCENDRTVLSLSVGSYLERQQYNFSVELNSIDYEQQTLRIFDPGVQKNNCSTLPVYPFYYHNFYFDMEIGPDTGWLVFVSCKNPVKLKYHPLYVDTASCNVTANHFSKMKAPPGYYSYVVVGESVVASDIKESCTVYKKVPVDLRCLPDVTAGDISFQDIHNLLSNGLELSWYSGPQEPRRRRSLFCDVALKWAEVYSHVYRHVIGSFEYGYKYDIGGFVSEVSQSLFCSSIAAKHVIGIILLFAFLLYRCRRRHLSRYDTIEDFLQANNSLMPIRYSYKEIKTMTKNFEEKLGEGGYGLVYKGKLRSGGAVAVKMLNKSKANGQEFINEVATIGRIHHVNVVRLVGYCYPVCSKHALVYDYMPNGSLDKLIFSNCQNGSPLSWKQVCEIAKGVARGIEYLHQGCDMQILHFDIKPHNILLDENFVPKVSDFGLAKLYPMQKSIATLTAVRGTLGYMAPELFYKKIGRISNKADVYSYGMLLMEMAGRRRNVDAHAEHSSQIYFPSWIYDKFDQVEEMEIGDHATEEEKTITRKLILIALWCIQMTPEDRPSMREVLEMLEGDASGQKLPPKPLFYPPDSPISMQRSSNSSSSDESTAPLCSSVALEIEQIDD